The genomic DNA TCGGTCGCGAGCGCATTTTGGCTACAGGCACCGTCAGCCTGTGGACAAACGGTTCTTCACAGCCTGGGATAGGGACAGGTCGTCCAGGGCAGGGAGGCACGGGGACATGGCAGCTGAACAAATGGCCGACGGGGGCGAGGACCCCGGCCAGGTTCCGCCCGCGCGCCCGCTCGACGCCATCGACCGCGACATCCTCCGACTGCTCCAGACGGACGGCCGAGCCTCGATACGGTCGGTGGCCGACCGCGTCCACGTGTCGCGCGCCAACGCCTACGCCCGGATCAACCGGCTCATCGACGACGGGGTGATCCGCGGCTTCAGCGCGCGCGTGAACCATGAGCGGGCGGGACAGGGCGCCTCCGCATACATCACGCTCAAGATCGTCCAGAACTCCTGGCGGACAGTGCGCGAGCAACTCCAGGCCCTGCCGGGCGCGACGCACATCGCGCTGGTCAGCGGCGACTTCGACGTGCTGCTGCTGGTGCACACCCCGGACAACCGGTCGCTGCGCGAGCTGGTCCTGACCAGGATCCAGGCGATCCCGGAGGTGCTCTCCACCCGCACACTGCTGGTGTTCGAGGAAACCGACCTGGCCCCGGGCCCGGACCGCCCCACCGAACTCGGCTAGCGCGGATCACACGCGGCGGGGCCCGTGCCGCCGGCCGGCGGCGAGCATCACTGCGGCGCCCAGGAAGGCAGGCACCCGCGGGAGGTCAGCCGTTGCGCAGGCTGGTGGCCTTCCCCGTCCGGCCGTGGGCGGTTCAGCGGCTGGAGCGCATCCCCTCGAAGGCCAGCTGGACGACCGTGTCCGCCAGCTGCTCCCCCTCGGCGCCGCCGCCCGGCTGCGGCCGGTACCACTCCACCAGGGAGTTGACCATCCCGAAGAGCAGCCTCGTCGCCAGCCGTATGTCCACGTCGGAGCGGAGATCACCGTCCGCGACCGCCGCCTTCAGCAGCTCGGCCACCCGCTGGTCGAATTCGCGCCTTCGCTCCATGGCCCAGCGCTCGGCCGCCGTATTGCCCCGCACACGCAGCAGCAGCGTGACATAGGGCAGTTCGGCTATCAGCACCTCGACGGTACGGCGAGTGACGTATTCGACCCGCTCGATCGCGCGCCCCCGACTCGCCCCCGACTCGTCGAGAATCCCGAAGAGCCCGTCCAGCGCCCGGCTGACCGCACGTCGCAGGAGCTCTTCCTTGCCCGCGACATGGTGGTAGATGGACGACTTGGAGATACCCGCCGCCTTGGACAGGTGCTCCATCGACGTGCCGTCGTAACCGCGCTCGTTGAAGACACGGACGGCGACGGTGAGGAGAGTCTCCGGGGTGTACGTGTCCCGCTTGGCCGTGGTCATGTCCGCGATCCTCCCCTACGAGTTGTCCACGGGTTCCGTGGGCCCCCTTGTCCCGACCGATCGTTCGGTTACTCTAACTCTGTCCGCCCGTCCCTGCCCAGCTCGATGAGGAGTTGGTCCGTCATGGCCGCCGAGCTCTCCCCGCAACTGCTGTCCGAGAAGCACCGCCCCACGCTCGACCAAGCCCTTGACGCGGTCCGTACGCGCGCGTACTGGTCCCCGCACCCCGAGCATCCGAAGGCGTACGGCGACGGCGGCGCCCCGGGCAGCCTGAGCGCTGCCGAGGGCAAGGCCGCGTTCGACGCCGTGCTGCACACCCGGCTCGACCTCGGCCAGCCGGGCACCGACGGCTGGACGGGCGGGGAGGTCTCTCCCTACGGTCCGGAGCTCGGCGTCGAATATCCGCACGCCGACCTGGACGTGCTGCTTCCGGCGATGCGTGCGGGGATGGCCGCCTGGCGTGAGGCGGGGCCCGAGACCAGGGCCCTGGTCTGTCTGGAGATTTTGTCGCGGATCAGCGCCCGCACGCATGAGTTCGGCCACGCCGTGATGCACACGAGCGGGCAGGCCTTCATGATGGCGTTCCAGGCGGGCGGCCCGCACGCCCAGGACCGCGGCCTGGAAGCGGTGACGTACGCGTACGAGGAGCAGATCCGCACCCCGCGGACCGCGGACTGGTCCAAGCCCCAGGGCAAGCGCGACCCGCTCCAGCTGCACAAGTCGTTCATCTCGGCGGGCCGCGGCATCGCGCTGCTGATCGGCTGCAACACCTTCCCCACGTGGAACGGCTACCCGGGCCTCTTCGCCTCCCTCGCCACCGGTAACCCCGTCCTGGTGAAGCCGCATCCGCGCGCCGTTCTTCCCCTGGCGCTCACGGTGCAGGTGGCCCGCGACGTGCTGAGTGAGTCGGGCTTCGACCCCAACCTGGTCTGTCTGGCCGCAGAGCGGCCGGGCGAGGGCATCGCCAAGACCCTGGCGGTCCGGCCCGAGATCAGGATCATCGACTACACCGGGTCCACCGCCTTCGGCGACTGGCTGGAGGCCAACGCCCGCCAGGCCCAGGTCTACACGGAGAAGGCCGGGGTCAACACGATCGTCGTCGACTCCACGGACGACTACCGGGGCATGCTGGCCAATCTGGCCTTCTCACTCTCCCTGTACAGCGGCCAGATGTGCACCACCCCGCAGAACCTGCTGATCCCCCGCGACGGCATCACGACGGACGCCGGCGACAAGACGTACGACGAGGTGGTCGGCGACATCGCCGCCTCGGTCACCGGCCTGCTCGGAGACGACGCGCGGGCCAACGCACTGCTCGGTGCGCTCGTCAACCCGGAGGTGAAGGCCCGGCTGGAGGCGGCGGCCGGACTGGGCGAGATCGCCCTGGCGTCGCGCGAGGTCGCCAACCCGGAGTTCCCGGACGCGGTGGTCCGCACCCCGCTCGTCGTCAAGCTCGACGGCACCAAGCCGGACGACGAGGCGGCCTATCTCTCGGAGTGCTTCGGACCGGTCGCTTTCGCGGTCGCGGTCGACTCGACGGCGGACGCGGTGGAGCTGCTGCGCCGCACGATCCGTGACAAGGGCGCGATGACGGTCGGCGCGTACACGACCTCGCCGGAGGTGGAGCGCGCGGTGGAGGACGTCTGTCTCGAAGAGTCGGCTCAGCTCTCGCTGAACCTGACGGGCGGGGTGTACGTCAACCAGACGGCGGCCTTCTCCGACTTCCACGGCTCGGGCGGCAACCCTGCGGCGAACTCCGCCCTGTGCGACGGAGCGTTCGTATCGAACCGGTTCCGCATGGTGGAAGTCCGCCGCCAGGCCTAGCAAGGGGCCGCATGCAGTCCTTCCGGTGCCGGGGGCACAGGAGCAGGAGCCAGGGGGCAGGCAGAACCCCCTGGCTCCGGTGTCCCCGACCCCTCAGACCCCGGTCTCCGGAATATCGGCGTACCGCTGCACCCACGCATGCATGGCGATGGCCGCCGCAGCACCCGCGTTGATCGACCGCGTCGAGCCGAACTGCGCGATCGAGCAGACCATCGCGGCGTGCTTGCGGGCCTCTTCCGTGAGCCCCGGGCCTTCCTGCCCGAAGAGCAGCACACATCGGCGCGGCAGCACGGTCCGCTCCAGCGGCACCGCCCCCGGCAGATTGTCGATCCCGATGATCGGCAGCCCCTCGGCCGCCGCCCAGGCGGTCAGATCCGCCGTGTCGGGATGGTGCCGCACGTGCTGATACCGGTCGGTGACCATCGCGCCGCGCCGGTTCCAGCGCCGCCGGCCGACGATGTGGATCTCCTTGGCGAGGAAAGCGTTCGCGGTGCGCACCACCGACCCGATGTTGAAGTCGTGGCCCCAGTTCTCCACCGCCACATGGAAGTCGTGCCGACGCAGATCCAGATCGGCGACGATCGCCTCCCGCGTCCAGTAGCGGTACTCGTCGCCGACGTTGCGCCGGTCGCCGTGGGCGAGCAGCTCCGGGTCGTACCGCTCGCCCACGGGCCAGGGCAGCGCATGCGGCCCGACACCGATCTCCGACCCGAACCCGTCGTCGTACTGCAACGGCTCCACGGGCGGCCCACCCGAGGCAAGGGCTGCGTCCGACGGATCCTCGCTGCTGACACTGCTGGGACTGCTGCTACTGCTGGTACGGCCGGTGCTGCCGGTATCGCTGCTCACCCGACGAGCGTATGGCCACCGCCTCCGCTGTGCTGCGGGGCCTCCTCCTCGCCGCCGCGCCGCTGCCCGGGCACCCGGCCCGCGCGCGAGGACAGCAGCTGCCGCCCGAGCGTCACCCGACCGCCGAGCCAGACCAGGAAGACCGTCGGCAGGAAGACGGAGTCTGCGGCGATCATCGCCATCGAGAAGAAGGGCAGACCCAGCAGCAGGGCGATGCCGGCGTGCTCACACATCATGGCGACGAGCAGGACGTTCTTGACGCGCCGGTTGAAGAGGGTGAAGGGGAACGCGACCTGCACGATGACCGTGCCGTACGTAAGGATCATGACCATCACACCGCTGGACGCGAGGAGGCCGGACAGTTCGGGCCAGGGCGTGAAGTAGTCGAGCTTGAGCGGGTAGTACAGCGCCGTGCCGTCCTGCCAGCGCGACCCCTGGATCTTGTACCAGCCCGCTGTCGCGTAGATCAGACAGACCTCGACCATGATCACGACGAGCGTGGCGTTGTGGACGAGGTTGGCGATCACATCGAGCAGAATGCGCGGCTCGCTCCGCGGTGCGTAGCGGTTCACGGCCCACCAGGCCCCGTGGCCGATCCACAGCACCCAGAACAGGGTCGGCAGCCACCAGGTGCCGCCGAAGCCGTCAGCCACCGAGCCCGCCACGAGAACCAGGCCGAGCCCCACCCAGAGGACCGCCCCGGCCACGTTCCGCACCGGCCGACCGGCGCCCGCCGCTGCAGAGGCCGCTGCCCGCGCCGCTCGACGCGCGTCCAGCGACCAGACCTGCCCGCAGCGCGTCAGCACCAGATAGATCGCCATCAGATGGATGACGTTGTCGCCACCGTCGCCCAAGAAAATGCTGCGGTTCTGCAGCGAGAGCACACCGACCATGAAAAGGACGGACATCGCACGGGTGTGCCAGCCGACCATCAGCAGCGCGGCGGACAGCAGGGCGACCGCATAGACGAGCTCGAACCAGACAGTGCCGTCCGACCACATGAGCGCGGAGAAGGCTTCGTTGCCCGATATGAGCTGCTTCGCCATACCCCAGCTCCACGGGGAGTCGGGGCCGTACATCTCGTGACGGTGCGGCAGCTCGCGCAGCAGGAACAGCAGATAGGTGACAGAGAAACCGATCCGGATGACAGCGCTCTGGTACGGGCCGAGCGCCGAGGACGTGATGTGCTGAACACCGCGGGCGAGCCCGCGGTCGGGGGAAGGCGTGCTCACTTGTCCGCCTCCTTGGCGCTCTCGGGAAGGTCGGCGGGGGTGACGGTCCACCACGGCAGCACCCGATAGTTCGGCCTCGTGCTGATCTTCTCCGTACTCCACGGCGGCGCCGCGACGGAGCGCACTTCGGAGCGGACCTGGATGCGCTCGACGGTGCCGCCGTAGTCGTGCTCGCCCAGGCGGAGCATCACGATGCGGCGGATGTAGCGCTCGGCGAGTTCGCCGCGCAGGCCGTTCGGACGGTTCTCGGTGTCGTGGGAGTTGAGGTAGAAGTCCCAGCCGCGGCGGAGCTCGTTCTGATCGACGTGGCTCGGGAGAAGATTGCCGCGTATCCCCTTGCCGTCCTCGCCGGAGAGACTCATCCAGGCAGTCGTACGGCGGCCGTCGGAGCCGGCTATCTCGGCCCGGACGTGCACGCCGACGTTCTGCTGCAGCGGATTCGGCGCGAAGAGCTTCCAGTTCTGTTCGAACTCGGGATAGACCCAGTCGTCGACCACTTTGCCGTGCTGCTTGGTCAGGGTGTTGGAGGGGGCGACATGCAGAAACACCATGGCCAGGTGAGTGCAGGCGATCAGCCCGATGATCGACAGCGCGACTACGGCACCGATCTGGTACGGAAGAGACAGACCGGATATACCGGAACGGAGCGGCGCGGGTGCTGCGGCCGAACCAGAGTCCCGGCCGGCGCCGAACGGCGCGTCCTCGCGCTGCGCCACCTCCGGCCCGGCGCTTCCGTTCCCGCCTCCGACGCCCCTGTCGTCGTACGAATCCATCCCGCCCCGATCCCCGTCGATCCCCGGTCAGTTATCCACAGGGTTGACACCCTACGGGCCGCCGACTCACCATTGAAGTCATTGAACCGAACGATCGGTCGGTAGGGAGCCCGGGATGGCGGCAGTGACTGCGGACCAGACGACGCAGGCGAAGGCGCAAGGGACAGTGCAGGCGACAGCAGGCGGCCCCGAGGGGGCTGACGGTGCCCAGCTGGCCGCGTTCGACGCCGCGGTGGCAGCAGACGAGCGCATCGAGCCGCGCGACTGGATGCCGGACGCCTACCGGGCCTCGCTGATCAGGCAAATGGCCCAGCATGCCCACTCCGAAATCATCGGCATGCAGCCCGAAGCCAACTGGATCAGCCGCGCGCCCTCGCTGCGCCGCAAGGCGATCCTGATGGCCAAGGTGCAGGACGAGGCAGGACACGGGCTGTATCTCTACAGCGCGGCGGAGACCCTCGGGACGAGCCGCGAAGAGCTGCTCGACAAACTCCACGCAGGCCGCCAGAGGTATTCGTCGATCTTCAATTACCCCACGCTGACCTGGGCGGATGTCGGCGCGATCGGCTGGCTGGTGGACGGCGCCGCGATCACCAACCAGGTGCCGCTGTGCCGCTGCTCGTACGGTCCGTACGCCCGGGCCATGGTTCGCATCTGCAAGGAGGAGTCCTTCCACCAGCGCCAGGGGTACGAGCTGCTGCTCGCCCTCGGTCGCGGCACCCCGGCGCAGCGTGACATGGCCCAGGACGCGGTGAACCGCTGGTGGTGGCCGTCGCTGATGATGTTCGGCCCGCCGGACGACGCGTCGGCGCACTCGGAGCAGTCGATGATCTGGAAGATCAAACGGCACTCGAACGACGAGCTGCGGCAGCGGTTCGTCGACATCTGTGTCCCGCAGGCCGAGGCGCTGGGGCTCACCCTCCCGGACCCGGACCTCCGGTGGAACGAGGAGCGTGGACACCACGACTTCGGGTCGATCGACTGGACGGAGTTCCAGGAGGTCCTGAAGGGCAACGGCCCGTGCAACGAACAGCGCCTCACCCAGCGGCGCCGGGCACACGAAGAAGGCGCCTGGGTAAGGGACGCGGCGGCTGCGTACGCCGTGAAGCACCACGCAGAAAAGCACACCACCACACCGACACCGACCGCGGAGGCGACGGCATGAGCAGCTCGACGGACTGGCCGCTGTGGGAGGTGTTCGTGCGGTCGCGGCGCGGCCTCTCCCACACCCACGCGGGCAGCCTGCACGCCCCGGACGCCGAGATGGCCCTGCGCAACGCCCGCGATCTGTACACGCGCCGTTCCGAGGGCGTCTCCATCTGGGTGGTGCCGTCCACGGAGATCACGGCCTCCTCGCCGGACGAGAAGGACTCGTTCTTCGAACCGGCCGGCGACAAGCCCTACCGGCACCCGACGTTCTACGAGATCCCGGACGGGGTGAAGCACCTGTGACCGCGGCCCTCGCCCTCGGCGACGACGCGCTGGTGCTGTCGCACCGGCTGGCGGAGTGGGCGGGCCATGCGCCCGTGCTGGAGGAGGAGGTGGCCCTCGCCAACATCGCCCTGGACCTGCTCGGGCAGGCCCGGGTGCTGCTCTCGCTCGCCGGGGACGAGGACGAGCTGGCCTTCCTGCGCGAGGAGCGGGCGTTCCGCAACGTCCAGCTGGTCGAGCAGCCCAACGTCGACTTCGCCCACACCATCGCCCGTCAGCTCTACTTCTCCGTCTATCAGCGGGGGCTGTACGAGCAGTTGGCAGCCGGTGAGGGGGAGTTCGCCGGGCTGGCGGCGAAGGCCGTCAAGGAGGTCGCCTACCACCAGGACCACGCCGAGCACTGGACGCTGCGTCTCGGCGACGGTACGGCCGAGAGCCACCAGCGGATGCAGCGCGGGGTGGACGCCCTGTGGCGGTTCACCGGTGAGCTGTTCCAGCCGGTCGAGGGCGTGGAGATCGACTGGCAGTCGCTGCAGAACAGCTGGCTGGCGACCGTCACCGGCGTGCTGGAGCGGGCAACGCTGACCGTGCCGGCCGGCCCCCGGTCCGGGGCCTGGACAGCCGGAGCGGGACGGCAGGGCATCCACACGGAACCGTTCGGCCGGATGCTCGCCGAGATGCAGCATCTGCACCGCAGCCACCCGGGAGCGTCATGGTGACCGGGACACTGCTGGAGGAGGAGGTGCGCAGGCTCGCCGGGTCCGTGCCCGACCCCGAGCTGCCCGTCCTGACCCTGGAGGAGCTGGGAGTGCTCCGCGGGGTGGAGGTGCTCGCCCCGGGCAAGGTCACGGTCCTCCTCACCCCGACGTACACCGGCTGCCCGGCGATCGAGACCATGTCCACCGATATCGAGCAGGTGCTGCACGAGCACGGGATACCGGAGGTCTCCGTGGTCACCGTCCTCGCACCGGCCTGGTCGACGGACGACATCAGTGCGGCAGGGCGGCGCAAGCTCGCCGAGTTCGGCATAGCACCACCGCGCCCGCACGACGCGGTCGGCTCGTCCGGCGGTCCGGTGCCGCTCGCCCTGTCCGTGCGCTGCCCGCACTGCGGCTCCACGGACACGGAGCTGCTGAGCCGGTTCTCCTCCACCGCCTGCAAGGCGCTGCGCCGCTGCGTGAGCTGCCGCGAACCGTTCGACCACTTCAAGGAGTTGTAGATGTTCCATCCGCTCCGGGTCCGCGCGATCGAGCGGCTGACCGATGACTCGGTGGCCGTCACGTTGACGGTGCCGCCCGAGTTGCGTGAGACCTTCCGCCACAAGCCCGGCCAGCATCTCAACGTGCGCTACACGGTCGACGGCGAGGAGATCCGGCGTTCGTACTCGATCTGCGCCCCGGCCACCGAGGCGCCGGCCGATCCGGCTCTGCGGGTGGGCATCCGGCTGGTCGAGGGCGGTGCGTTCTCCACGTACGCCCTCAAGGAGCTCGCCGTCGGCGACCAGGTCGATGCGATGCCTCCGATGGGACGTTTCGTGCTCACGCCGCGCGCCGGGCATTACGCGGCGATCGTCGGCGGCAGCGGCATCACCCCGGTGTTGTCGATCGCGTCGACACTGCTGGCGCGGGAGCCTGCGGCCCGGTTCTGTCTGATCCGGAGCGACCGGACCGCGGCCTCGACGATGTTCCTGGACGAGGTCGCCGACCTCAAGGACCGCTACCCGGACCGGTTCCAGTTGGTGACGGTGCTCTCCCGTGAGGAGCAGCAGGCCGGTCTGCCGTCCGGCCGGCTCGACCGGGAGCGACTGACCGGGCTGCTGCCTGCGCTGCTCTCGGTGGGAGAGGTCGACGGCTGGTATCTGTGCGGGCCGTTCGGTCTGGTTCTGGCGGCGGAAGGCGCACTGCACGGCCTCGGTGTCGACCGGACCCGTATCCACCAGGAGATCTTCCACGTCGACGACGGGCCTGCCGCAACCACCCGCACCCGCGTCGAGGCCCCGGCACACAGCACGCTGACCGCGAGGCTGGACGGCCGCTCAGGCAGCTGGCCGGTCCAGGACGGCGAATCACTGCTGGAGACGGTGCTGCGCAGCCGTGCCGACGCCCCGTACGCCTGCAAGGGCGGGGTGTGCGGGACGTGCAGAGCCTTCCTGGTCTCCGGCGAGGTCCGGATGGACCGCAACTTCGCGCTGGAACCGGAAGAGACGGGGGCGGGTTATGTGCTGGCCTGCCAGTCACATCCGGTCACACCGGAGGTGGAGCTCGACTTCGACCGCTGACACGGGGGCCCCGGCCCACTGCCCTCTCCGTCTGCCCTCCTCCGCCCTTCTGTTCCCTTCTTGTAGAACCTGTTCTATCTTGACGACCCGTCAGGTCCGAGTACGAGCGCAGCGGTTCGCAGGAGGCCAGGGCAGTGGACTTCACCTTCACCGAGGAGCAGCAGGCGGCCGTCGAGGCAGCGAGGGCGGTCTTCTCGGGCGTCGAGCCCGACGGAGTGCCCAGCCCCGCTCTCACCCCGGGCGCGGTCGCCGAGGACATCGACCGCCCCCTCTGGGCCCAGCTGGCCACGGGCGACCTGCTGGGCCTGGCGCTGGCGCCGGAGCACGGCGGGGCCGGGCTCGATCCGGTCGCGCTCTGCCTGGTCCTGCGGGAGTCGGCCAAGGTACTCGCCCGGGTACCGCTGCTGGAGACCTGCGCGGTCGCGATGTCGCTCCAGCGCGACGGCGATCCCGGTCTGGCCGCCGAACTGCTGCCCCGCGTCGGCCGGGGCGAACTTGTTCTCACCGTCGGGGCCAACGGCCGCACCGGCCACGATGCGGCCGAACTCGCCGTCACCGCCCTCCGTGACAGCAACGGGAAGAACGACCGGTCCGGCAGTGCCGACAGCAGCGACGCCGGCCACGACAGCGACGGTTCGGCCTGGGTACTCGACGGAGTGCAGTCAGGCGTGCCGTGGGCCCACTCCGCGCACTGGATCGCCGTGCCCGCCCACACAGCCGACGGCCGCGCCGTCCTGGCCCTGGTACGCCGCACCGCCGAAGGCGTCACGCTGTCCGAACAGGTCTCCACCAGCGGCGAGTTGCTGGCCGAGGTGCGGCTCGACGGAGTGCGGATCGAGGACCGGGCACTGATCGGCACCCCGGGGGCCTGGGAGTGGCTACGCGCCCTGCTCACCACCGGAACCTGCGCGCTCGCACTGGG from Streptomyces sp. NBC_01707 includes the following:
- a CDS encoding Lrp/AsnC family transcriptional regulator, producing the protein MADGGEDPGQVPPARPLDAIDRDILRLLQTDGRASIRSVADRVHVSRANAYARINRLIDDGVIRGFSARVNHERAGQGASAYITLKIVQNSWRTVREQLQALPGATHIALVSGDFDVLLLVHTPDNRSLRELVLTRIQAIPEVLSTRTLLVFEETDLAPGPDRPTELG
- a CDS encoding TetR/AcrR family transcriptional regulator, whose amino-acid sequence is MTTAKRDTYTPETLLTVAVRVFNERGYDGTSMEHLSKAAGISKSSIYHHVAGKEELLRRAVSRALDGLFGILDESGASRGRAIERVEYVTRRTVEVLIAELPYVTLLLRVRGNTAAERWAMERRREFDQRVAELLKAAVADGDLRSDVDIRLATRLLFGMVNSLVEWYRPQPGGGAEGEQLADTVVQLAFEGMRSSR
- the paaN gene encoding phenylacetic acid degradation protein PaaN, which gives rise to MAAELSPQLLSEKHRPTLDQALDAVRTRAYWSPHPEHPKAYGDGGAPGSLSAAEGKAAFDAVLHTRLDLGQPGTDGWTGGEVSPYGPELGVEYPHADLDVLLPAMRAGMAAWREAGPETRALVCLEILSRISARTHEFGHAVMHTSGQAFMMAFQAGGPHAQDRGLEAVTYAYEEQIRTPRTADWSKPQGKRDPLQLHKSFISAGRGIALLIGCNTFPTWNGYPGLFASLATGNPVLVKPHPRAVLPLALTVQVARDVLSESGFDPNLVCLAAERPGEGIAKTLAVRPEIRIIDYTGSTAFGDWLEANARQAQVYTEKAGVNTIVVDSTDDYRGMLANLAFSLSLYSGQMCTTPQNLLIPRDGITTDAGDKTYDEVVGDIAASVTGLLGDDARANALLGALVNPEVKARLEAAAGLGEIALASREVANPEFPDAVVRTPLVVKLDGTKPDDEAAYLSECFGPVAFAVAVDSTADAVELLRRTIRDKGAMTVGAYTTSPEVERAVEDVCLEESAQLSLNLTGGVYVNQTAAFSDFHGSGGNPAANSALCDGAFVSNRFRMVEVRRQA
- a CDS encoding TrmH family RNA methyltransferase, which codes for MSSDTGSTGRTSSSSSPSSVSSEDPSDAALASGGPPVEPLQYDDGFGSEIGVGPHALPWPVGERYDPELLAHGDRRNVGDEYRYWTREAIVADLDLRRHDFHVAVENWGHDFNIGSVVRTANAFLAKEIHIVGRRRWNRRGAMVTDRYQHVRHHPDTADLTAWAAAEGLPIIGIDNLPGAVPLERTVLPRRCVLLFGQEGPGLTEEARKHAAMVCSIAQFGSTRSINAGAAAAIAMHAWVQRYADIPETGV
- a CDS encoding HTTM domain-containing protein is translated as MSTPSPDRGLARGVQHITSSALGPYQSAVIRIGFSVTYLLFLLRELPHRHEMYGPDSPWSWGMAKQLISGNEAFSALMWSDGTVWFELVYAVALLSAALLMVGWHTRAMSVLFMVGVLSLQNRSIFLGDGGDNVIHLMAIYLVLTRCGQVWSLDARRAARAAASAAAGAGRPVRNVAGAVLWVGLGLVLVAGSVADGFGGTWWLPTLFWVLWIGHGAWWAVNRYAPRSEPRILLDVIANLVHNATLVVIMVEVCLIYATAGWYKIQGSRWQDGTALYYPLKLDYFTPWPELSGLLASSGVMVMILTYGTVIVQVAFPFTLFNRRVKNVLLVAMMCEHAGIALLLGLPFFSMAMIAADSVFLPTVFLVWLGGRVTLGRQLLSSRAGRVPGQRRGGEEEAPQHSGGGGHTLVG
- a CDS encoding DUF5819 family protein, with the protein product MDSYDDRGVGGGNGSAGPEVAQREDAPFGAGRDSGSAAAPAPLRSGISGLSLPYQIGAVVALSIIGLIACTHLAMVFLHVAPSNTLTKQHGKVVDDWVYPEFEQNWKLFAPNPLQQNVGVHVRAEIAGSDGRRTTAWMSLSGEDGKGIRGNLLPSHVDQNELRRGWDFYLNSHDTENRPNGLRGELAERYIRRIVMLRLGEHDYGGTVERIQVRSEVRSVAAPPWSTEKISTRPNYRVLPWWTVTPADLPESAKEADK
- the paaA gene encoding 1,2-phenylacetyl-CoA epoxidase subunit PaaA — encoded protein: MAAVTADQTTQAKAQGTVQATAGGPEGADGAQLAAFDAAVAADERIEPRDWMPDAYRASLIRQMAQHAHSEIIGMQPEANWISRAPSLRRKAILMAKVQDEAGHGLYLYSAAETLGTSREELLDKLHAGRQRYSSIFNYPTLTWADVGAIGWLVDGAAITNQVPLCRCSYGPYARAMVRICKEESFHQRQGYELLLALGRGTPAQRDMAQDAVNRWWWPSLMMFGPPDDASAHSEQSMIWKIKRHSNDELRQRFVDICVPQAEALGLTLPDPDLRWNEERGHHDFGSIDWTEFQEVLKGNGPCNEQRLTQRRRAHEEGAWVRDAAAAYAVKHHAEKHTTTPTPTAEATA
- the paaB gene encoding 1,2-phenylacetyl-CoA epoxidase subunit PaaB, yielding MSSSTDWPLWEVFVRSRRGLSHTHAGSLHAPDAEMALRNARDLYTRRSEGVSIWVVPSTEITASSPDEKDSFFEPAGDKPYRHPTFYEIPDGVKHL
- the paaC gene encoding 1,2-phenylacetyl-CoA epoxidase subunit PaaC, which encodes MTAALALGDDALVLSHRLAEWAGHAPVLEEEVALANIALDLLGQARVLLSLAGDEDELAFLREERAFRNVQLVEQPNVDFAHTIARQLYFSVYQRGLYEQLAAGEGEFAGLAAKAVKEVAYHQDHAEHWTLRLGDGTAESHQRMQRGVDALWRFTGELFQPVEGVEIDWQSLQNSWLATVTGVLERATLTVPAGPRSGAWTAGAGRQGIHTEPFGRMLAEMQHLHRSHPGASW
- the paaD gene encoding 1,2-phenylacetyl-CoA epoxidase subunit PaaD translates to MVTGTLLEEEVRRLAGSVPDPELPVLTLEELGVLRGVEVLAPGKVTVLLTPTYTGCPAIETMSTDIEQVLHEHGIPEVSVVTVLAPAWSTDDISAAGRRKLAEFGIAPPRPHDAVGSSGGPVPLALSVRCPHCGSTDTELLSRFSSTACKALRRCVSCREPFDHFKEL
- a CDS encoding 2Fe-2S iron-sulfur cluster-binding protein, which encodes MFHPLRVRAIERLTDDSVAVTLTVPPELRETFRHKPGQHLNVRYTVDGEEIRRSYSICAPATEAPADPALRVGIRLVEGGAFSTYALKELAVGDQVDAMPPMGRFVLTPRAGHYAAIVGGSGITPVLSIASTLLAREPAARFCLIRSDRTAASTMFLDEVADLKDRYPDRFQLVTVLSREEQQAGLPSGRLDRERLTGLLPALLSVGEVDGWYLCGPFGLVLAAEGALHGLGVDRTRIHQEIFHVDDGPAATTRTRVEAPAHSTLTARLDGRSGSWPVQDGESLLETVLRSRADAPYACKGGVCGTCRAFLVSGEVRMDRNFALEPEETGAGYVLACQSHPVTPEVELDFDR
- a CDS encoding acyl-CoA dehydrogenase family protein; translated protein: MDFTFTEEQQAAVEAARAVFSGVEPDGVPSPALTPGAVAEDIDRPLWAQLATGDLLGLALAPEHGGAGLDPVALCLVLRESAKVLARVPLLETCAVAMSLQRDGDPGLAAELLPRVGRGELVLTVGANGRTGHDAAELAVTALRDSNGKNDRSGSADSSDAGHDSDGSAWVLDGVQSGVPWAHSAHWIAVPAHTADGRAVLALVRRTAEGVTLSEQVSTSGELLAEVRLDGVRIEDRALIGTPGAWEWLRALLTTGTCALALGLGETVLSMTSEYTGKREQFGFPIATFQSVAVQAADRYIDLRAMEVTLWQAAWRISTGTAGALPVVGDIAVAKIWAADGVRRIVQTAQHLHGGFGADTDYPLHRFHAWAKQVELSLGPAAAHEEALGDLLAAHPLG